In Erigeron canadensis isolate Cc75 chromosome 7, C_canadensis_v1, whole genome shotgun sequence, one DNA window encodes the following:
- the LOC122609118 gene encoding uncharacterized protein LOC122609118 translates to MTKSPRDILLTEAVGKTFPIPAKLSERAIRENDKYCDFHNDAGHDTNSCLQLRKAIDEAIKTGKLAHLVKGIRQQPKQKAEEPREQKSGNTQATIYTIRKERQAEKRKGINTLIQSVGEISFPPILGTHVSENPIIIKAILQVKWVDKIHIDDGSDCNIFYEHAFPGDNPLVRILSSPPGTWLISFSGNKTQPTGKITLAVTIVVGPRRRMEELTFMIIKGSSPYNAILGQPAIQKFGMIPSIIHNMVKFQTEDGIASIRGSYEPPSIHG, encoded by the coding sequence ATGACCAAGAGCCCAAGGGATATATTGCTAACAGAGGCAGTTGGGAAAACATTTCCCATTCCGGCCAAATTAAGTGAAAGAGCAATAAGGGAAAATGATAAGTATTGTGACTTCCACAACGATGCAGGGCATGATACAAATTCATGTCTACAGCTTAGAAAAGCAATTGATGAAGCCATCAAAACTGGTAAATTGGCACATCTGGTAAAAGGAATCCGGCAACAGCCGAAACAAAAAGCAGAAGAGCCTAGGGAACAGAAAAGTGGCAATACCCAGGCAACAATCTATACAATAAGGAAAGAAAGACAAGCTGAAAAAAGAAAGGGAATCAACACACTCATCCAGAGTGTAGGAGAAATTTCATTTCCTCCAATACTTGGAACACATGTCTCCGAGAATCCGATAATAATCAAAGCAATATTGCAAGTAAAATGGGTGGATAAGATTCATATTGACGATGGAAGTGACTGCAATATATTCTACGAGCATGCATTCCCAGGAGACAATCCACTCGTACGTATCCTATCATCACCTCCGGGCACATGGCTAATAAGCTTCTCTGGGAACAAAACCCAACCTACAGGTAAGATAACACTTGCAGTCACAATTGTAGTCGGGCCACGCAGGAGGATGGAGGAGTTGACCTTCATGATAATCAAAGGATCCTCACCTTACAATGCTATTCTGGGACAGCCAGCAATACAAAAATTTGGAATGATACCCTCCATAATACATAATATGGTCAAATTCCAGACAGAGGATGGAATAGCAAGCATCCGGGGAAGCTATGAGCCACCAAGCATCCATGGATGA